In Gammaproteobacteria bacterium (ex Lamellibrachia satsuma), a single genomic region encodes these proteins:
- the aroG gene encoding 3-deoxy-7-phosphoheptulonate synthase AroG, whose amino-acid sequence MKQTDDLRIKAIIELSSPAQVHEELPISDSAADTVYAARQAVHRILHDEDDRLLVIIGPCSAHDPEAALEYAKRLQPVREALKDELEIIMRVYFEKPRTTVGWKGLINDPDIDDSFEINKGLRLARKLLLDINNLGVPAGTEYLDLISPQYIADLISWGAIGARTTESQAHRELASGLSCPVGFKNATNGSMRVALDAIRSSSRPHHFLSVTKEGRSAIFSTSGNDDCHVILRGGSRPNYDSESINIAADEMEATGQQPRMMVDFSHANSRKQHKRQLLVGLDVASQISRGDTRIMGAMIESFLVAGRQDREEAKPLTYGQSITDACISWDDSTPLLEALASAVRARRKEH is encoded by the coding sequence ATGAAACAGACTGACGACCTTCGCATCAAAGCGATCATAGAACTGAGTTCCCCTGCCCAGGTGCATGAAGAGCTTCCCATCAGCGATTCGGCCGCTGATACTGTTTATGCTGCGAGACAGGCGGTACACCGCATTCTGCACGACGAGGATGATCGACTGCTGGTAATCATCGGTCCCTGCTCGGCCCACGACCCGGAAGCCGCACTGGAGTACGCCAAACGTCTGCAGCCGGTGCGTGAAGCACTGAAAGATGAGCTTGAGATCATCATGCGCGTATACTTTGAAAAACCACGCACCACCGTCGGTTGGAAGGGGTTGATAAACGACCCGGATATCGATGACAGTTTTGAAATCAATAAAGGCCTGCGATTGGCCAGGAAACTGCTGCTCGACATCAATAATCTCGGCGTTCCTGCCGGCACCGAATATCTTGACCTGATCAGCCCGCAATATATTGCAGACCTGATCAGCTGGGGCGCTATCGGCGCCCGCACCACAGAAAGCCAGGCACATCGTGAACTGGCCTCAGGACTCTCCTGCCCGGTGGGCTTCAAAAACGCTACCAACGGCAGCATGAGGGTCGCTCTCGATGCCATCCGCTCATCCTCCAGACCGCACCATTTTCTTTCAGTCACGAAAGAGGGACGTTCCGCTATTTTCTCGACTAGCGGCAACGATGATTGCCACGTCATTCTGCGCGGAGGAAGCCGGCCAAACTACGACTCCGAAAGCATCAATATTGCAGCAGATGAGATGGAAGCTACCGGTCAGCAACCACGTATGATGGTCGATTTCAGCCACGCCAACAGCCGCAAGCAGCATAAGCGCCAGCTGCTAGTTGGCCTGGATGTCGCCAGCCAGATCAGCCGCGGTGATACGCGTATCATGGGGGCAATGATTGAAAGTTTCCTTGTCGCCGGCAGACAAGACCGTGAAGAGGCCAAACCTCTGACCTATGGCCAAAGCATCACCGATGCCTGCATCAGCTGGGATGACAGCACACCATTACTTGAGGCGTTGGCCAGCGCTGTTCGTGCAAGAAGGAAAGAACACTAA